One Bombus vancouverensis nearcticus chromosome 7, iyBomVanc1_principal, whole genome shotgun sequence DNA window includes the following coding sequences:
- the Dnz1 gene encoding DNZDHHC/NEW1 zinc finger protein 11 isoform X1, translating into MKMFVKDPCGIVCIIITYVAVFYADYVVVRWVILHSLQDSLWGPFHVVAFNTIVLLLIISHLKAVCSDPGVVPLLQSRMDFSDIHTDNPETKIECDERDSWTVCTRCETYRPPKACHCRICKRCVRRMDHHCPWINNCVGEQNQKYFIQFLVYVGILAFYALGLVITSWILECSRCSNDIAVKQSRILHCVILVLESALFGMFVIAMLVDQFQGILGEENIMEHMQNNHHYKRNSSRTLVLLSQVCGKSHPILWMFPCQNPPRYTFRKDAYLIDHEV; encoded by the exons atgaaaatgtttgTAAAAGACCCCTGTGGGATTGTGTGTATCATAATTACATATGTTGCTGTCTTCTATGCAGATTACGTCGTCGTACGTTGGGTTATCCTGCATAGTTTGCAAGACAG TTTGTGGGGTCCCTTTCATGTTGTGGCTTTCAACactattgtattattattgatAATATCACATTTGAAAGCAGTCTGCAGTGATCCTGGTGTTGTGCCACTACTTCAAAGTCGTATGGACTTTTCTGACATTCATACAGATAATCCAGAAACAAAAATTGAATGTGATGAGAGAGACAGTTGGACTGTTTGTACTAGATGCGAAACATATAGACCTCCCAAAGCATGTCATTGTAGAATTTGTAAACGATGTGTTAGGCGAATGGATCATCATTGTCCATG GATAAACAACTGTGTTGGAGAACAAAATCAAAAGTACTTTATTCAATTTCTGGTCTATGTTGGAATATTGGCCTTCTATGCACTAGGCTTGGTGATAACCTCATGGATTTTAGAATGTTCTCGGTGCAGTAATGACATAGCTGTCAAACAGAGTCGCAT CTTACACTGTGTTATATTGGTATTGGAATCAGCACTGTTTGGCATGTTTGTCATCGCAATGCTGGTAGACCAATTTCAAGGTATCCTCGGAGAAGAAAACATAATGGAACATATGCAGAATAATCATCATTATAAAAGAAACAGTTCACGTACTCTGGTTTTACTTTCTCAGGTTTGTGGCAAGAGCCATCCAATTCTATGGATGTTTCCTTGCCAAAACCCACCACGTTATACTTTCCGAAAAGATGCGTACCTGATAGATCATGAAGTTTAG
- the Dnz1 gene encoding DNZDHHC/NEW1 zinc finger protein 11 isoform X2, which translates to MLLSSMQITSSLWGPFHVVAFNTIVLLLIISHLKAVCSDPGVVPLLQSRMDFSDIHTDNPETKIECDERDSWTVCTRCETYRPPKACHCRICKRCVRRMDHHCPWINNCVGEQNQKYFIQFLVYVGILAFYALGLVITSWILECSRCSNDIAVKQSRILHCVILVLESALFGMFVIAMLVDQFQGILGEENIMEHMQNNHHYKRNSSRTLVLLSQVCGKSHPILWMFPCQNPPRYTFRKDAYLIDHEV; encoded by the exons ATGTTGCTGTCTTCTATGCAGATTACGTCGTC TTTGTGGGGTCCCTTTCATGTTGTGGCTTTCAACactattgtattattattgatAATATCACATTTGAAAGCAGTCTGCAGTGATCCTGGTGTTGTGCCACTACTTCAAAGTCGTATGGACTTTTCTGACATTCATACAGATAATCCAGAAACAAAAATTGAATGTGATGAGAGAGACAGTTGGACTGTTTGTACTAGATGCGAAACATATAGACCTCCCAAAGCATGTCATTGTAGAATTTGTAAACGATGTGTTAGGCGAATGGATCATCATTGTCCATG GATAAACAACTGTGTTGGAGAACAAAATCAAAAGTACTTTATTCAATTTCTGGTCTATGTTGGAATATTGGCCTTCTATGCACTAGGCTTGGTGATAACCTCATGGATTTTAGAATGTTCTCGGTGCAGTAATGACATAGCTGTCAAACAGAGTCGCAT CTTACACTGTGTTATATTGGTATTGGAATCAGCACTGTTTGGCATGTTTGTCATCGCAATGCTGGTAGACCAATTTCAAGGTATCCTCGGAGAAGAAAACATAATGGAACATATGCAGAATAATCATCATTATAAAAGAAACAGTTCACGTACTCTGGTTTTACTTTCTCAGGTTTGTGGCAAGAGCCATCCAATTCTATGGATGTTTCCTTGCCAAAACCCACCACGTTATACTTTCCGAAAAGATGCGTACCTGATAGATCATGAAGTTTAG